The stretch of DNA TGTGGGAGTCCGGCGCGGACATCGAGGACCTGGCCGAGCTGGCCGAGCACATCGAGGCGGTCGGCCGCAGGCTGAGGGCGGCCGCGGTGAGCGCCCGCCGGGACGCGAGCGAGCGGCTGGAGGACCCGACCGGCGGCTGGTCGGAGCTGGCCGAGCAGCTCTCGGGGTGGCTGGACGACGCCCAGGACGCCCTCACCGCGCGCGAGGTCCTCAACGGGGCCGAGGCCGCGCTGAACTGGCTGTCGGAGCAGGCGAGGATCCTGCGCGAGGAGCGGCTGGGCCCGGTCGCGGCGCAGGCCGAGCAGGTCTGGTACCGGTTGCGCCAGGAACGCCACATCGACCTCCAGGGCATGCGGCTGATCGGCCGGGGCGCCCGGCGCCGGGTCGAGGTGGACGTGTCGGTCGACGGCGTCGGCGACCAGACCAGCGCGCCCGGGCTCCTGAGCCAGGGCGAGTTCCAGGCGCTGGCGCTGTCCATCTGCCTGCCGCGCACCCTGGTGGAGGGCAACCCCTTCGGCTTCCTGGTCCTGGACGACCCGGTCCAGGCGATGGACACCGAGACCGTGGAGGGCCTGTCCGCGGTGCTGGCGGAGGTGGGCAGGCACCGGCAGCTGATCGTGTTCACCCACGACACCCGCCTGTCCGACGCCCTGCGCCGACTGGGCCTGCCCGCCGACATCCGCACGATCAACCGGGACGCGATGTCCAACGTGTGGGTCGAGGCGGTCTGAGTCACAGTCGCGGCGCCGAAACCGCCGTGAACAGGGGTTTCGGCGTCCGGGCGCGGTGCGGGGGCATTCGATTTGGCAGACCACCCCCGGATCCCTGTATAGTCATGACCAGCGCAAGGGGGCAACACCCCCGGGGCGGACGAGAGAAAGCCCCACCAGCGCGCCCCTTTAGCTCAGTCGGCAGAGCGTCTCCATGGTAAGGAGAAGGTCTACGGTTCGATTCCGTAAAGGGGCTCCACCACTTGACGGGGTACGGTCCACTCAGGTGGGTGGCCGGAGGGAGCATCCGCCGGCCTGCACCGGGTCACAGCCCTGGTAGGGTTGTGGTCCCGTTGATCGGGGCGGGGTAGCTCAGTCGGTAGAGCAAGCGGCTCATAATCGCTGTGTCGTCGGTTCAAGTCCGGCCCCCGCTACCAACCCGCTGACCCCTGAGCCCACATCTCAGGGGTCGTCGCGGGCGTTTACTACTGTTTCCAGCGAGAAAGGCACTCCGAAGTGGCTGCCACCGACGTGAGGCCGAAGATCACCCTGGCCTGCCAGGAGTGCAATCACCGGAACTACATCACCCGCAAGAACCGTCGGAACACCCCCGACCGTCTCGCGATCAAGAAGTTCTGCCCGAACTGCCGCAAGCACAACGAGCACCGCGAGACCCGTTAGGTCCCGCGCGAGCGCCCCTGTCGAGCGCGATCGTCTCCGCCGCGACGTCGCAGAGGCAGTTCTCGAAGGCTTCCAGCCCGGTGAGCGATCCGCTCACCGGGCTGTTCGCGTGTCCGGGCCCCTTCACGACAGGAGCAGGAGAGAGCGTGGCGATCAACCCTGACTACCTCGGCCGGGAGTACCCCGCGCCGGAGGCCTACGAGGTCACCCGGGGCAAGATCCGGGAGTTCGCCGAGGCGGTCAACGACCCCAACCCGGTCTACACCGACCAGGCCTCGGCCCGGGCGGCCGGACACCCCGACGTGGTCGCCCCGCCCACCTTCCCGGTCATCCTGGGGATGGCGGGCTCGGCCCAGGCCATCGCCGACCCCGACCTCGGCCTGGACTTCTCCCGGGTCGTGCACGGCGACCAGAGCTTCCGCTACAGCCGTCCGCTGCACGCCGGGGACGTCCTCAGCAGCGTCACCCGCATCACGGCCATCCGGGCCCTGGGCGGCAACGAGCTGATCA from Nocardiopsis dassonvillei subsp. dassonvillei DSM 43111 encodes:
- the rpmG gene encoding 50S ribosomal protein L33, with amino-acid sequence MAATDVRPKITLACQECNHRNYITRKNRRNTPDRLAIKKFCPNCRKHNEHRETR
- a CDS encoding MaoC family dehydratase N-terminal domain-containing protein — encoded protein: MAINPDYLGREYPAPEAYEVTRGKIREFAEAVNDPNPVYTDQASARAAGHPDVVAPPTFPVILGMAGSAQAIADPDLGLDFSRVVHGDQSFRYSRPLHAGDVLSSVTRITAIRALGGNELITLETAAHDADGEHVVTATMMLVARGGEA